In Leucoraja erinacea ecotype New England chromosome 12, Leri_hhj_1, whole genome shotgun sequence, one DNA window encodes the following:
- the LOC129702384 gene encoding T-box transcription factor TBX22-like encodes MALSSRAHAFSVESLVGNSLKRTNEDTGNGQLRDGLNAAQNQPGRPKLEEHEQSEAVAEGDKISSSPSPRSLGGDSDDLQVELQGADLWKRFHEIGTEMIITKAGRRMFPAVRVRIRGLESERQYYIAMDIVPVDSKRYRYVYHSSQWMVAGNTEQSPMAPRLYVHPDSPTSGQSWMKQIISFDRVKLTNNDMDEKGHIILQSMHKYRPRIHVVVKEADLDMSIHQFLPSNGVQTFTFPETEFTTVTAYQNQQITRLKIDRNPFAKGFRDPGRNRIGLERVMDNYPWRPTNCRSPLDFQPLNIQKPVGYPDSALGNSSAGTLTSLSSELFPMCSAPGLFHLNASSLAVTCRTPRRCSLDGPARSLGAQHFNPPASDNSPHDLLITQRGPPLMFRFPSVSPLASSNGKSGHGLQLAPSAAYPHLQMMHPASAVSQSQRGVYSWAARRPHTLYGYHLSAPTSPTAPLKLTSPLPENAPGTERILRCGKTGQWPQPVSHCL; translated from the exons ATGGCTCTCAGTTCCAGGGCCCACGCTTTCTCTGTGGAATCTCTCGTGGGGAATTCCCTGAAGAGAACAAACGAAGACACTGGAAATGGGCAGCTGAGAGACGGACTTAACGCCGCGCAGAATCAGCCTGGGCgccccaaattggaggaacacgaGCAATCTG AAGCCGTAGCAGAAGGCGACAAAATCAGCAGTTCTCCGTCTCCCAGATCGCTCGGCGGTGACTCGGATGATCTACAGGTGGAACTGCAAGGAGCGGATCTTTGGAAGAGATTTCATGAGATCGGAACCGAGATGATCATCACAAAAGCTGGCAG GCGCATGTTTCCCGCGGTTCGGGTGAGGATCAGAGGCCTGGAGTCTGAGAGACAGTATTACATCGCTATGGATATTGTCCCTGTGGATTCCAAGAGATACAG GTATGTGTACCACAGTTCACAATGGATGGTGGCTGGGAACACCGAACAGTCACCGATGGCACCCCGACTCTACGTCCACCCCGACTCGCCAACGTCAGGGCAGTCCTGGATGAAACAGATCATCAGCTTCGACCGGGTAAAGCTCACCAACAACGACATGGACGAGAAAGGACAT ATTATACTGCAATCCATGCATAAATATCGTCCGCGAATCCATGTGGTAGTGAAAGAGGCGGATTTGGACATGTCTATACATCAGTTCCTCCCTTCAAATGGAGTGCAGACATTCACATTCCCGGAGACTGAATTCACCACCGTCACAGCCTACCAGAACCAGCAG ATTACAAGGTTGAAAATTGACAGAAATCCTTTCGCCAAAGGTTTCAGGGATCCAGGGAGAAACAG GATTGGCCTGGAGCGAGTGATGGACAATTACCCATGGCGGCCGACAAACTGCCGATCACCACTGGATTTCCAACCACTTAACATCCAAAAGCCAG TCGGGTACCCAGACTCGGCGTTGGGCAATTCCAGCGCCGGGACTCTGACATCTCTCAGCTCGGAGCTCTTCCCGATGTGCTCAGCGCCGGGACTGTTTCACCTGAACGCCAGCTCCCTAGCGGTGACTTGCCGAACCCCTCGACGCTGCAGTCTAGACGGGCCGGCTCGGAGTCTGggggcccagcacttcaacccgCCAGCCAGCGACAATTCGCCCCACGACCTCTTGATCACGCAGAGAGGTCCGCCGCTCATGTTTCGGTTCCCTTCCGTGTCCCCACTCGCTTCAAGCAACGGGAAAAGTGGGCACGGCTTGCAACTGGCGCCCAGCGCGGCGTACCCCCACCTTCAAATGATGCACCCGGCTAGCGCCGTGTCCCAGAGCCAACGCGGCGTGTACAGCTGGGCTGCGCGGCGCCCCCACACTCTCTATGGGTACCATTTATCCGCACCCACCTCGCCCACAGCTCCCCTTAAACTGACAAGCCCTCTGCCTGAAAACGCCCCGGGGACCGAGCGGATCCTCCGGTGTGGCAAGACTGGGCAGTGGCCCCAACCTGTCAGCCACTGCCTGTGA